CTCCCTGCGCCTCATCGTCAACCCCACGCCCGAAGAGTCGCGCATCCTCGGCGTCTTCCGCTATCAGGCCAACGTCGCCACCCTGCACACCGACACCGACGTCATGCCCCGCACCCGCCGCGCTTGGTCGAGTTGGAACTACCAACTCGTGCGTGGCGCCGAGGGCCGCATCGAACCCGCCACGCACTATTGGATGAACTCCCTGCAAGGCGTCAGCGACCGCGAGCAATACTTCGTCACCATCAACCGGCCCAACGACATCAACCCCGCTGCCGTCCACCGCCGCATCGACTACGCTCACCCCCTGTTCGACCTGCCCGCCGTGCAGGCGCAGGAAGAAATCCCGGCGCTGCACACCGCCGCCGACACCACCACCCACACCTATTTCGCCGGTGCCTGGCAGCGCTACGGCTTCCACGAAGACGGCCTCCTCTCCGCCTACAACCTCAGCCGCCACCTCCTCCACAACGACCCCTGGGCCACCTAAACGGGACCGCCGACCCACAAATCCCCGTCCACCGTTTGCAACCACCCCGCCGAGCAAACTCCTTACCCTTCTGCCCCCTCGCCCGGCCTCGCCCCCCACCCATGCGCTCTCAGCTCTACGAATGCCGTGTCATGCACGCCCGCTTCGCCCCGAAGCGGCACCGCTTTGTCTACCGCATCTTCATGCTGAGCCTCGACCTCGACGAACTTCCCGCCTTGGCGAAACGCCTGCGCTGGTTCTCCGTCGACCGCGCCAATCTCTACAGCCTGCGCCTGCGCGACTTCCTCCCCCTCGGCGAAATCAAACACAACGCCAGCCCCGACGCCCCGGCCGACCACACCACCGCCGCCCACCTCAAACAACGCGTCCTCCACCACCTCGCTGCCCACGGCATCGATCCCGGTCCCGACGCCCGCGTGCAACTCGTCACTCTGCCGCGCATCCTCGGCTACCGCTTCAACCCCGTTTCGTTTTATTACATCCGCAACGCCGCCGATGAACCCGTCGCCGCGCTCGCCGAGGTCACCAATACCTTCCACGAGATGAAGCCGTATTTGCTTTCCGGTGACAACCGCGACGGCGACACCTTCCACCGCCGCACGCCCAAACACTTCTACGTGTCGCCCTTCTCTGACGTTGATGTCGCCTTCGACTTCACCCTGCGCGTTCCCGGCGACCGTCTCTCCGTCCAAATCGACGACTACACCGGCGACAAACGCACCCTCACCAGCACCGTGACCGGCACCGCCCGCCCGCTCACCGACGGTGCCCTCGCCCTCTTCCTCCTCAAATACCCCCTGCTCACCCTGCGCGTGATCTTCCTCATCCATTGGCACGCTTTCCGCCTCTGGCTCAAACGTGTGCCATGGTTCGCCAAAGCCGCCCGCGCCGCCGATCAACGCGACCTCTACCGTCCCCACTCCTCCCTCCGTTCCGAATCCTGAGCCGACGCCGATGCTCGCAAAAAACCGGTCTGCGGGTTGACCCAACTCACCTCCCGCATCCTGTCCACCCAGCAAGCTCACTCCGAACGCTTCACCTCCCCAACCATGCCTTCCTCGTCCTCCACCGCCTCCGCCAGCCCCACCGCGATTCCCGAGGAGCAGCGCCGTGTCTCCCTCGGTCGACGACTTGTGCTGGACACCCTTTCGCCCATGCAGCGCGGCTACCTGCGCCTCGAACTCCCCGGCGGCGAAGCCGTTGAGTTCGGCGATCGCGACACCGCCCGACCGCTGCCCTGCGGCATCAACGCCCACGCCGCCATCAAGGTGAAGCGCGAGGCCTTCTTCCAAAAGTGCGTGCTCTCCGGCGACCTCGGTTTTGCCGAGAGCTTCATCGACGGTGACTGGGAATCTCCCGACCTCTCCGCCGTGATCGCGTGGTTCATCCTCAACATCGACGAGGCGCCCACCCTCTCCGGTTCCAAACGCGCCGCCCGCGCCGGTGCCCTCAACGTGCTGCGGCTCATCAACCGTCTCGGCCACCTCCTGCGCCCCAACAGCCGCACCACCGCCCGCCGCAACATCAGCGAGCACTACGACCTTTCCAACGAGTTCTTCGGCCTCTTCCTCGACCCGTCCATGATGTATTCGGCCGCCCGCTGGCCGACCCCCGACCTGTCCCTCGAGGAAGCCCAACGCGCCAAAAACGACGCGCTCTGCCAGAAGCTCCAACTTCAGCCCACCGACCGCGTCCTGGAGATCGGCAGCGGTTGGGGCGGTTGGTCGATGCACGCTGCCCGCACCTACGGCTGCCACGTCACCACCCTCACCATTTCCCAACAACAATACGACCTCGCCACCGCCCGCATCGCCGCCGCCGGTCTCAGCGATCGCATCGAGGTCAAAATGTGCGACTACCGCGACGTCACCGGCTCCTTCGACAAGATCGTATCGATCGAAATGATGGAGGCCATCGGCCACCGCTACCTGCCGCAGTTCTGCTCCGCCCTCCACCGCGTGCTCAAACCGCAGGGCTTGCTCGCCCTCCAGTTCATCACCTGCCCCGACGACCGCTACGACGCCTTCCGCAAGGGCGTCGACTTCATCCAAAAGCACATCTTCCCGGGCTCCCTCTTGCTCTCGCTCAACCGCGTCAACGACCAGCTCGCCCGCGCCGGCGGCTTCGTGCTCAACTCCGTCGAGGACTTCGCCCACGACTACGCGCGCACCCTGCAACTCTGGCGCGAGGCCTTCAACGCCCGCCTCGACGAGGTGCGCGCCCTCGGCTTCGACGAGCGCTTCATCCGCAAGTGGTCCTACTACCTCCACTACTGCGAAGCCGCCTTCGCCCTGCGCAACATCGGCGTCGTGCACACCCTGCACACCCGCGCCAACAACCTCACCCTCTGACCCACCATGCTCTGGCTGCTCCGCCTGCTCTTTATCGGCATCTTCGCCTCCATGAGCGGCCTGATCGTCTGGGCCAGCCTGCAACAACCCATCTTCGGCATTCCGGCCGAGGTCACCGGCAACCCGTGGTTCATCGCCACGCTCTTCGACGCCTACTTCGCCTTCATCACGTTCTGGGTCTTTGTCGCTTGGAAGGAACCCACCCTCGGCGCGCGTATCCTCTGGTTCATTACCGTCATCCTCTGGGGCAACTTCGCCATGGCCGTCTACATGCTGGTCGAACTCTTCCGCATCGATCACATCAACCGCCTCCGCGAGGTCTTCACGGTCCAGCGTGAGGGCCGCCTGCGCCTGCCCCTCGGCTTCGTCCTCGCCGGGGTTGCCGCCTACGCCCTCGGCGCCGGCCCCCTTTCCTCATGAGCGCCGACGCCGGCAGCTCATCCGCCGCGACCGCCGATTCCTCCTCCGCGCCGCGTCGCAGTTTCTGGCAACGCCGCCTGGTCGATCCCATCAAGCGCCAACTCACGCAGGGCGTCACGCCCCGCAAGATCACCTTCACCCTCGCCGTCAGCACCGTCTGCTCCCTCTTCCCCTTCCTCGGCTTCACCTGGCTGCTCAACCTCTTCGTCGGCCTCCCCCTCCGGCTCAACCAGCCCATCATGCAAACCCTCAACCAACTGCTCACACCCGTCCACGTGCCCATGATTGTGGTCTACGTGCGCCTCGGTGAGCTGATCTGGGGTTCCGAGGAACAGGCCTTCTCCGTCGTCGACATGGTGCAGAACTTCGCCGACCTCACCTTCGGCGAATTTCTTGAAAAATTTGGCTGGGCCGGCGTGCACGCCTTCACCGCGTGGTTCATCAGCATCCCGCTGCTCTTCGCCGTCGTGTATTTTCCACTACGGCCGGTCATCGACCGCCTCGCCGACCTCAACCGCGAACCCGACGCCGCATGATCGCCACGCTGCTCCTCACCACCGTCGGCCTCATGGTGCTTTTCGCCCTCACCTACTTGTGGGCACGGCGCATCAACAACTACGGTATCGTCGACTTCGTCTGGGCCTACAGCTTCACCGCCGTGGCCTGGCACTACGCCCTCGCCGGCCACGGCTGGGCCGCCCGCGGACTCGTCATCGCCTCCCTCGCCACCATCTGGAGCGTGCGCCTCGGCAGCCACCTCTACTCCCGCGTGATGAGCCACCACCCGCAGGAGGACAGCCGCTACGTCCAACTCCGCGAAGACTGGCAGGCCAACTTCGCCCCCAAGATGTTCGGCTTCTTCCAACTGCAGGCCGTCTCCGTCGTCATCCTCAGCGCCCCGCTCTTTTTCCCCGCGCGCAACGCCATGCCCGCCTTCAACGCCTGGGAACTCATCGGCACCACCATCACCGTGCTTGCGCTGCTCGGTGAAACCCTCGCCGACGGCCAGCTCAAAGCCTTCGTCCGCCACCCACACAACAAGGGCAAGGTCTGCAAAGTCGGCCTGTGGCGCTACAGCCGTCACCCCAACTACTTCTTCGAATGGTGCATCTGGGTCGGCCTCGGCCTCTTCGCCTGCGGTTCCGCCTGGGGCTGGATCGGCCTCATCGCCCCCGCCGCTATCCTGCACCTGCTCCTCAACGTCACCGGCGTGCCC
This portion of the Actomonas aquatica genome encodes:
- a CDS encoding SAM-dependent methyltransferase, yielding MPSSSSTASASPTAIPEEQRRVSLGRRLVLDTLSPMQRGYLRLELPGGEAVEFGDRDTARPLPCGINAHAAIKVKREAFFQKCVLSGDLGFAESFIDGDWESPDLSAVIAWFILNIDEAPTLSGSKRAARAGALNVLRLINRLGHLLRPNSRTTARRNISEHYDLSNEFFGLFLDPSMMYSAARWPTPDLSLEEAQRAKNDALCQKLQLQPTDRVLEIGSGWGGWSMHAARTYGCHVTTLTISQQQYDLATARIAAAGLSDRIEVKMCDYRDVTGSFDKIVSIEMMEAIGHRYLPQFCSALHRVLKPQGLLALQFITCPDDRYDAFRKGVDFIQKHIFPGSLLLSLNRVNDQLARAGGFVLNSVEDFAHDYARTLQLWREAFNARLDEVRALGFDERFIRKWSYYLHYCEAAFALRNIGVVHTLHTRANNLTL
- a CDS encoding DUF1475 family protein; protein product: MLWLLRLLFIGIFASMSGLIVWASLQQPIFGIPAEVTGNPWFIATLFDAYFAFITFWVFVAWKEPTLGARILWFITVILWGNFAMAVYMLVELFRIDHINRLREVFTVQREGRLRLPLGFVLAGVAAYALGAGPLSS
- a CDS encoding DUF2062 domain-containing protein; this translates as MSADAGSSSAATADSSSAPRRSFWQRRLVDPIKRQLTQGVTPRKITFTLAVSTVCSLFPFLGFTWLLNLFVGLPLRLNQPIMQTLNQLLTPVHVPMIVVYVRLGELIWGSEEQAFSVVDMVQNFADLTFGEFLEKFGWAGVHAFTAWFISIPLLFAVVYFPLRPVIDRLADLNREPDAA
- a CDS encoding DUF1295 domain-containing protein, whose product is MIATLLLTTVGLMVLFALTYLWARRINNYGIVDFVWAYSFTAVAWHYALAGHGWAARGLVIASLATIWSVRLGSHLYSRVMSHHPQEDSRYVQLREDWQANFAPKMFGFFQLQAVSVVILSAPLFFPARNAMPAFNAWELIGTTITVLALLGETLADGQLKAFVRHPHNKGKVCKVGLWRYSRHPNYFFEWCIWVGLGLFACGSAWGWIGLIAPAAILHLLLNVTGVPMAEASSLKSKGDAFRQYQQETNAFFPGPTRSSE
- a CDS encoding DUF1365 domain-containing protein; the protein is MRSQLYECRVMHARFAPKRHRFVYRIFMLSLDLDELPALAKRLRWFSVDRANLYSLRLRDFLPLGEIKHNASPDAPADHTTAAHLKQRVLHHLAAHGIDPGPDARVQLVTLPRILGYRFNPVSFYYIRNAADEPVAALAEVTNTFHEMKPYLLSGDNRDGDTFHRRTPKHFYVSPFSDVDVAFDFTLRVPGDRLSVQIDDYTGDKRTLTSTVTGTARPLTDGALALFLLKYPLLTLRVIFLIHWHAFRLWLKRVPWFAKAARAADQRDLYRPHSSLRSES